The DNA sequence TGGGCGCTGTGTTTTGGTGCTGCTGAGTTAGCCGCTCTTCCTGCTTCTTACTGACAGGAGTTACATCAGTGTCACACCTGTCAGAAGGAGCAATGGCCGATAGCTGCTGCTGGAGAGAGGATTCAGCTTTCTTTTTCCTCCagcctgctgtcagaaaccatgaaatcaagccgagacagaagtacagtcaaatcacacttgtttaataataacagtaaaaagaacaaacatagtcaaaacataaccaaagttcagtaaccagaccagatagtcagccaagccagaagtcagggatcaatgtagtggaacagcaagcaggatctggagccaaaagggatgtcagcaaagcaagtcttgaacaggatcgcaggagatagtttctgtgatgttgaccaaggcgaaggcagagctccactGGACTgcgcggcttaagtaggcaggactgacgagcaggatatcatcaacagctgaataactgtggagagataggagctggcaattagccgacagctgagcggccagctcagagaagaaagggctgagcccagccctgacacctgcatGTGGTTGAATAGAGCCAGCGCTGAGGCAGGACTGTCCTCAGTCTCAGCACTGTACTGCTGAGGAAAGAGGGTGGACTGtgtccctcttcctctccctctctgttATGTGACTTGTCACATGACcggagagaggaaggagaagctGTGAATACTGATCTcccagtacggggggggggggggcaacaactCGGGAGCATGGGAACACttggtgtaaagggggactctattgagGACACCTGatctaaagggggactctactggggacacctgatctaaaggGCGAccctattggggacacctgatataaaagggggactctattggggacacctgatgtaaagggcctttgccctgggcactagatgaccttgtcccagcactgtttaCATTGTTCCAAGCTGTACCAATGTAACTATCTAAATATTACAATACCTAAACTTATATTGTCTCAGTGGCTCCCAAGTCCTAccccatagaagccatggtttccatacactgcactgatgatgggcaaaAACCTTGCAACAGCTGTATGCAGGGTGATTAGGCAATGGGGGCATTCAGTTCAGTGGTACTTATGGTTACCAGCATGGCACAGTCAGATGCCTTTCTTGTATTACTCTAGAGAGATCTGCCACTGTGCATATGGTCCACCAGGGGGTAAATCGTCTCTGTGCTTCCTTTATCTCTGCCAGGTGTTCTGGAGCATTTCTCTAACTTTGCCGTAGAGTCCCTAGCCCTATTCCCATGCTTGGTGTGTGGGGTAGTTCTGCTTAAGCCGCCATGTTGGTGGTTTGAGGCCACATTGTCATCTTTGTTCTTGCCGGTCATTCCAATGATGGGGTTCACACATCTCAGCGGAGGTAGCTGATGCCGAGGGGTCCCTCGAGTGGTACCATAGGGCACACCAGACATTTGCCTGGTGGGCCGCATGTCCTAACAAGAGCTGGCTaatgcaggggtccccaacccctgggCCGTGAACTGGTACCAGTCCATGGCCTGTTAATGACCGGGCCATACACAGATAGCATGTATACAGACCGCGGTTGCCGTTCACCTCCCGCTATGCGACCATGCCTATGTTTCCTCTCCCGACTCTATGTTAATATGATCCAGATCTGCAGTTCCTCTCGCCCCCTGCtttgctgataggatgacatcatcGGTGGGATGGGAGACCCTGGACCGTTTTATTAAAAATTAACTCATTAAAAATTCATcccacaaatattgcgcttacacaATCATGTGCCCAAACCGGCACCAGTTTGATCAGCCTTTTTCGTATATAAAACCCCCGGAACACCTCCAGGTAATCCGACCTACGCTTCTCTTAGACAAATTTTTAATGAGTTCATTTTTAATAAAACGGTGTTGCATATTACCCTGTCATTTCCCTTTTTGGTGAACGGTACTTACTTATCCTCTGATGGGAGAGCACGGTTTTATAGAGGAAGGAAAATGGTTCTGAAATCTTCATCTGATTGGGTCAATTACTAAAGGCGTGTTTGGCCCAGGGGCCTTATGGTTTTGGTGAGTGTAATATTAGCATCACTGGTGGTGGAgcactacatttttttttgcatctatGGTGAAGCACGGTGGATGGGATGGAATGCAACAAAGGCAGTGACATTGAACTTTGCATTTAAAATAGCACAAaggactttttttctctttttttgttatttttaccctTGTTTTTtgcacatgatatatatatatatatatatatatatatatatatatatatatatatatatatatatatgttcaaaaaatgtattttgatgCAAAGTCACATGATATTGATATTGTATAGTGTGTTTTATGTTTTCTGGAGTCGCGGAACACGCAAATGGTAAAAATTGAGGTTGTGAGACATGGTAATTACACAGTATGTTGGAAGACGAGCGCCCACTTTATTTATGTTTTCCCGGTATtagaatgttacacttttattaaatgctccttTTTACTTTACAGCCTGCTGAGAATGGAGAGCTGCTTATTATATTGCTTAAAGGACTACATTGAGGAGAACCGGCTTCTCCTCATCCTGACTGCAGTCTTGATGGTTCTGGCACTCTGGAAAAGTCTCCCTTGCAAGAGTAAAGCCAAAGGTTTAGTTAGAGAGGTGGCCAACACAATGGTCGATGGGAACAGTTTCTCCTTCGATGAAGCTAACAAAGAACATGAAGGACATAAAGACTTGGAAATTCAAAATGGAAAGCACACATTAATCTCAACTCCTCTAGAGATGACGCTTGTGCTGCCTAGTTTACATTTTTCTCAGGAATATCTTGGAACCTCAGAGTCTCTTCATTACCATCAACCAATTCAGATGTTGCCTGAATCAAGACTACCGTCTATGGATTCTGCTGAACCTCCTGGTGACCATGAAATGGAGGAGGATACTTGCACAAGGCACAAGCCAAATCTGCCAATTGTAACTGAAAACCAAGTAGAAGCTTTAAAGCCAGAATCCCTGGACAACAAAGAACAAGAAGGACTTAAGAGCTTGGAAATGCAGAGTGGAAAGGACACTTTAAACTTAACTTCTACAGAAAAGGTGGCGGTGGTGCCTAATCTACATTTCTCTCAGGGACTTCCTGGAAACTCAGGGTCTCTTAATTGCCCTCCACTGGTTCCGATTTTGTCTGGATCAAAACTACCACCTATGGATTTTGTTGAATGTCCTGGTGACCATGAAATGGAGGAGAATACTAGCACATGGCACAAGCTCAATCTGCCAATTTTAACTGAGGACCAAGTAGTAGCAGTAAAACCACAATCCCTGGACAACAAAGAACAAGAAAGACCTAAGAGCTTGGAAATTTATGACAGAAAGGACACTTTAATCTTGACTTCTACAGAAAATGGTGTGGTGCTGCCTAATCTACATTTCTCTCAGGGACTTCTTGGAAGCTCAGAGTCTCTTCATAGACTTCTACAGGCTTGGATTCTGTATGAATCAAAACTACAACctatggattttattgaatgtcTTGGTGACCATGAAATGGAGGAGAATACTCGCACAGTGCAGAAACCCAATCTGCCAACTGAAGGCAAAGAAGAAGCATTAAAaccaaaatcttttttgaaaattcGCCCTACATTTGTAAAGTTCAAGAGATCCGTAAGACCCTCAAGCAAAGAGCAGTCCCTGTCGCTAGCTTCCATCTCAGCCATTGGAATTACTGATATAATCAGCCTTGATCCTCCTGTGTGTGTCCTAAAATCGCAAAAACACAAACTTGGCATGGCTGAGATGGTCCTCCAGTTCCAAAATGACATGTCATCTGAGCAGTTAACACTTCCTATGGACCAGTTAAGTGTCACAGATATGAATTGTGTCCAGAAGGGTATCAAGGTGACTCAGGATAGCGTAACCAAAACTGAACCCCAGGATCCACATTCGGCATGGCAAGATCCCAGATCTACAAGGCCACGTACTATCACCAAAGTGCCAAAGAGTAAGCCTACTTTGAAGCTCCATCAAGAATTTGATGACCTTGGGAGGAACCCTGAGATAAAAGCCAAATTGGTTCACCATCGACCAGGTGGCAGTGCAAAGACTGAAGCAAGCAACAGAAATAGGGCCGATGTCAAAGATAAATTCTTGGAGTTTGCAAAAAGTTTTCAAAAGAGGATCCAGGAAGCTCTGAATCAGTAAAGGCAACCCCTCCCCCTATTTCTGTGTTGCTGCTCCTCCTTCAGGAACCGTGAAACTTTATTAAAAGTTTTGAGACCTCTTCActgttatgaattttttttttttattgaaagggcCTAAATTCACACTAGGTGTGGCCATTTTGAGTAATTATCTATGATTTCTAGAACTCCTGAGACCATACAGGGAATTTTCCGCTGTGGATTAGACGACAATGGCACCATGAATGCAGTAAAAGGTAACTTTGATGTAAACTGAATGTAAAGTGCATAAATGcatcatgcctcactgtatacTGTCTTCTTGCAAATGTtcctacctggagatcctgccagttaCAGCTCTTGTTGCAGGCTGAAAACGCTCCTTTAGTTTGGGCTGCCTACTAGGTCTATCAGATAGACAATTCGATGGCAAACTAAAGCAGgtggcaggctgacaacactgctgctaaaTGCAAGACAGTGGCTTAGCGTTGTCAGCTTGAAACAGGAAGTGCTGTTCCTTGTAGGTTCTGCAGGTAAGAAAACTTTACAACAGATTCGCAAAAAATGATTTGcataagaaaactgtatacagtgaggctGGAAGCCAAACCTACTAGTGGATTTTAAGTTTACCTACACTCTGTTTTACAATTAATACATATCGAGGGAATGGATTCCCAGAGCAATGTGGGTTATCTAAGTACAGCAATGTGGGTTTtctaagtgtagcaccctggtgtttaggcagggttgcttctaAAGTTACCTGCCAGGTATAACTGCCTTGACTAATAGttaaggatcaattgatttcactctaatgccctgtacacatggtcggacattgatcggacattccgacaacaaaatccatggattttttccgacggatgttggctcaaacttgtcttgcatacacacggtcacacaaagttgtcggaaaatccaatcgttctgaatgcggtgacgtaaaacacgtacgtcggggatataaacggggcagtagccaatagctttcatctcttaatttattctgagcatgcgtggaactttgtccgtcgaatttgtgtacacacgatcggaatttcctacaacggattttgttgtcggaaaattttatagcaagctctcaaactttgtgtgtcagaaattcctatggaaaatgtgtgatggagcctacacacggtcggaatttccgacaacaaagtcctatcacacattttccatcggaaaatcctatcgtgtgtacagggcataagtctgtaattgctgtacttctctcttttgccgctaggtggccgggtacctggtggcattagataggagaagggcaatgcaaggtcagattatgggtatatggggtatctcagccaatgggcaggggttttcttaaatcccttggcctgctgggagaacctatatatttgggtggggtcaggtgatcggtgttctgtgccacctggacggctgtctgggtggacgtgtgttgtgttgcccaggctgctaggccagagtttgggcctatcccaggcacatctggctgctaggctgtctgagggcctatccataagcaagagagcagcgcagagttgggattgcggcttgcagtccaaccagaagtgacggttctgccggccggagaacctgtcgtggtcgaaggtagaggggaagctgtcaccactaagggaccaaccaccttattaccagggaccacagtgagtagctgaagcaagtaccggagcagcattctcaccaaccggggactgtGAAGAATTAGGAAACTTCAGTCGGTATcatgccagggacccagccagcagagttGATGCTTgcggagcagccttgtgtgtcaagccagggaccgagcaggccagtggggtgacgcttgagaagtatcttgagtgccaagctaaggacccagcagagaggcgggggtgacgcttgaggaagatactaccatgaCAATTGGAGGAGCTctagggattcagtggcagtgaatcatctagtctagtgagagactaggagctaattgggctgaagaactacgagaagtgattgtagtggaagcaaaggaactgttacactttgtgttaagaacagttaaagactgttgccataggagacagcattcctatacatgcagatgtggtgtcttgctggatgccattccctgcatggctgtcctgttgatgtctcggagtctgccaattaatcttgcaactacctaagggtgtcctggccctaaccctctctcccaaagttctgttaagagaaataaaatctcttttgcattcaagaagtgtctggcgcccaatcaatataccttgcattacacccactatgccatgcaacccaccatatacagaaggatgctagctatctctggccctggaggttctcattaaaccgaaggaggcctgggaccttgctacatagcAATAATAACCTCATGCTTTCAGGCTGGCTCAGCATGATTGAAACCTCAGATGGAACTGTGGCAGTAGGAGGACGTCACTGCTCTAACTATATTGGgttagatggagctgacaattgtaggaaatcactgtgttatGTAAAATATAGTCAGAATTTGTGATGGGTGGGTGAAGGCTTATGATCGTATTTTGGGCCGTATTTTATGCTGTACACATGTTAATGTCTGTGCTAACATCCAGGGTACATGCACCCTATTGCTTGCTAGGAAACAGGTGGCCCCTGCCACCTAGCATCTTTGGATAagactagagatgggctgaacacccccccccccggtttggttagcACCAGAACTCtccaacatcgcaaaagtttggaccacCCAAaccacaaaccctattaaagtctatgggacccgaacttgaaaaatcaaaagtttccattttgaaggcttatatgcaggtaattggccataaaaggggtatgggggccagggtactgccctgggggacatgtattattgcaatttttttttttaaagatctgcctcttcatccacctccctacccacctcccagaccGTGTCTCCAACTGCCTTTTTGTTCACCTTCCAGACCATGTCTTCACCtgcctctgcctgtctctctgcccatctcctagaccagtggttctcaactccagtcctcgggacccaccaacaggccagattttaagtattaccttggggagttgcagaccagaatactgcaatcacttagcagcaaatgatatcacctgtgatgtatttcagctatcttgcaaacctggcctgttggtgggtcctgaggactggagtttagaaccactgtcctagacaaTAACAATATCTCCACATGCCTCTTTGTTTATCTCCCTGACACTTCCCAGATTGTATCTCCCCCTGGCACTTCGTACACCTCTCCCAGGCcgtgtctccacctgcctctttgTCCACCTCCCTACCTTCCCAACAGACCATGTCTTCACGTGCCTCTTCGTCCACCTCCCTGCCCACATCCCAGACCGTATCTCCAACTGCCTCTTCATCCACCTCCCTGCCCACCTCCCAGACcgtgtctccacctgcctcttcaTCCACCTCCCAGACCATGTCCCCACCTGCCTCTTCATCCATCTACCTGCCCACTTCCCAGACcgtgtctccacctgcctctttgCCTGCCCCTCTGCCCACTACCCAGACCATGTCCCCACCTGCCTCTTCATCCACCTTGCTGCCCACCTCCCAGACAATATCTCCACCTGCCTCTTCGCCTGCCCCTCTGCCCACCACCCAGACCGTGTCCCCACCTGCCTCTTCATCCACCTCGCTGCCCACCATCTAAGACCATTTCTCCACCTGCCTCGCTACCCACTTCCCCACCCACCTCCCAGACCGTGTCTTCACCTTCCTACCCACCTCCCAGACCATGTCTCCACTTACCCTTTTGCCTGTCTTTCTGCCCATCTCCCAGACCGTATCTCCACATGCCTCTTCATTCATCTCCCTGCCCACTTCCTAGATTGTATCTCCACCTACCACTTCATCCACCACCCAGACTGTGTCTCCAACTGCCTCTTCATTCACCTCCCTGCCCACCTCCCAGACcgtgtctccacctgcctcttcaTCCACTTCCCAGACCATGTTCCCACCTGCCTCTTCATCCATCTACCTGCCCACCTCCCAGActgtgtctccacctgcc is a window from the Aquarana catesbeiana isolate 2022-GZ linkage group LG03, ASM4218655v1, whole genome shotgun sequence genome containing:
- the LOC141133654 gene encoding uncharacterized protein produces the protein MTPPSLLRMESCLLYCLKDYIEENRLLLILTAVLMVLALWKSLPCKSKAKGLVREVANTMVDGNSFSFDEANKEHEGHKDLEIQNGKHTLISTPLEMTLVLPSLHFSQEYLGTSESLHYHQPIQMLPESRLPSMDSAEPPGDHEMEEDTCTRHKPNLPIVTENQVEALKPESLDNKEQEGLKSLEMQSGKDTLNLTSTEKVAVVPNLHFSQGLPGNSGSLNCPPLVPILSGSKLPPMDFVECPGDHEMEENTSTWHKLNLPILTEDQVVAVKPQSLDNKEQERPKSLEIYDRKDTLILTSTENGVVLPNLHFSQGLLGSSESLHRLLQAWILYESKLQPMDFIECLGDHEMEENTRTVQKPNLPTEGKEEALKPKSFLKIRPTFVKFKRSVRPSSKEQSLSLASISAIGITDIISLDPPVCVLKSQKHKLGMAEMVLQFQNDMSSEQLTLPMDQLSVTDMNCVQKGIKVTQDSVTKTEPQDPHSAWQDPRSTRPRTITKVPKSKPTLKLHQEFDDLGRNPEIKAKLVHHRPGGSAKTEASNRNRADVKDKFLEFAKSFQKRIQEALNQ